A window of Chiloscyllium punctatum isolate Juve2018m chromosome 37, sChiPun1.3, whole genome shotgun sequence contains these coding sequences:
- the LOC140462981 gene encoding protein snail homolog Sna-like, translated as MPRSFLIKKHFSTTKKPNYSELDSQTVIISPFLYEKYPIPVIPQPEILSPGAYYPAMVWDAGLISSLYSAEIESSLASQKSEPPTADNPKRRKPHDLASLSSEEEDGKTSEPPSPDSSATEAEKFQCSQCSKCYSTFAGLSKHKQLHCEPQARKCFNCKYCEKEYVSLGALKMHIRSHTLPCVCKICGKAFSRPWLLQGHIRTHTGEKPFSCPHCNRAFADRSNLRAHLQTHSDVKKYQCKNCSKTFSRMSLLHKHEETGCCATR; from the exons ATGCCTCGGTCGTTTCTTATTAAGAAGCATTTCTCGACCACCAAGAAACCAAACTACAGTGAACTCGACAGCCAGACAG TGATTATCTCTCCATTTCTCTATGAGAAGTATCCGATCCCAGTCATCCCTCAGCCTGAAATCCTCAGTCCCGGAGCTTATTATCCCGCCATGGTGTGGGACGCCGGGTTGATCTCAAGCCTCTACTCTGCCGAAATCGAGAGTAGCCTGGCCAGCCAGAAAAGCGAGCCCCCCACGGCGGACAACCCCAAACGACGCAAACCTCACGACCTGGCATCCCTATCGAGCGAGGAAGAGGACGGCAAGACATCGGAGCCGCCCAGCCCAGACTCTTCGGCCACGGAAGCGGAGAAATTTCAGTGCAGTCAGTGCAGCAAATGCTACTCGACTTTCGCGGGACTCTCCAAACACAAGCAGCTGCACTGCGAGCCCCAGGCCAGGAAATGCTTTAACTGTAAGTACTGTGAGAAGGAATACGTGAGTCTGGGAGCCCTGAAGATGCACATCAGAAGCCACACGCTGCCTTGCGTTTGCAAAATCTGTGGCAAAGCCTTCTCCAGACCGTGGCTGCTCCAAGGGCACATCCGCACGCACACTG GTGAGAAACCCTTCTCCTGCCCTCATTGCAACAGAGCATTTGCAGATCGGTCCAACCTCAGAGCCCACCTGCAGACTCACTCAGATGTCAAAAAATACCAGTGCAAAAACTGCTCCAAGACTTTCTCCAGAATGTCTCTTCTTCATAAACATGAAGAAACAGGATGCTGCGCAACTCGTTGa